In the Victivallis sp. Marseille-Q1083 genome, one interval contains:
- a CDS encoding ATP-binding protein: MIKRKIQQELAKLAQEYKVVTITGPRQSGKTTLARMQFPDYNYVNLEEPETRQLAERDAKEFLKRYSTPIIIDEIQRLPMLLSYIQVECDKSSAKGQYILTGSHQPALKAEVAQSLAGRTAILQLLPLSIEELTEAGIQLDRDEYLFKGFMPQLYEENIDITRFYRNYYMTYVERDARQLVNIRNFSSFEIFIKLLAGRVGQLVNLNSLAGDVGVSSSTLGEWLSILEASYIVFRLLPYFENFGKRLIKTPKLYFTEVGLAAYLLDLENPGMVTRDPLMGNLFENMVIVEALKARYNAGKDAGLYFFRDSNGLEIDLLQSANRKLYPMEIKAARTYNSDFAVNIRKFEKLNDKTAGGSVIYSGDNVQKIGDIQLLNFMDTAGIVH; this comes from the coding sequence ATGATTAAACGAAAAATACAGCAAGAACTGGCAAAACTGGCTCAGGAGTACAAGGTTGTCACGATTACGGGGCCTCGTCAATCCGGAAAAACCACGCTTGCCCGCATGCAGTTTCCTGATTACAACTATGTCAATTTAGAGGAACCGGAAACCCGGCAGTTGGCGGAACGCGATGCCAAAGAATTTCTGAAGCGTTATTCCACTCCGATCATCATTGACGAAATCCAGCGGCTTCCGATGCTTTTGAGCTATATCCAGGTCGAATGCGATAAAAGCAGCGCCAAGGGGCAATATATCCTTACCGGCAGTCATCAGCCGGCCCTGAAAGCGGAGGTCGCCCAGTCTTTGGCTGGACGCACCGCTATCTTGCAATTGCTGCCGCTTTCCATTGAGGAATTGACGGAAGCCGGAATTCAGCTGGATCGGGATGAATATTTGTTCAAGGGGTTTATGCCGCAGCTTTACGAAGAGAATATAGACATTACACGTTTTTACCGCAACTACTATATGACTTATGTAGAGCGCGATGCCCGGCAACTGGTCAACATCCGCAATTTTTCCTCATTTGAAATCTTCATCAAGCTGCTGGCCGGGCGTGTCGGGCAGTTGGTCAACTTGAACAGCCTGGCCGGCGATGTCGGCGTGTCTTCGTCCACGCTGGGAGAATGGCTGTCCATCCTGGAGGCAAGCTACATTGTATTCCGTTTGCTGCCCTATTTTGAGAACTTCGGCAAACGTTTGATCAAGACACCGAAACTTTACTTCACGGAGGTTGGCCTGGCCGCCTATTTGTTGGATCTGGAAAATCCCGGCATGGTTACCCGCGATCCTCTGATGGGGAATCTCTTTGAGAACATGGTCATCGTCGAAGCCTTGAAAGCCCGATACAATGCTGGCAAGGATGCCGGACTCTATTTCTTCCGGGATTCCAACGGGCTGGAGATCGACCTGCTGCAATCGGCGAACCGCAAACTCTATCCGATGGAAATTAAAGCCGCTCGAACCTATAATTCCGATTTTGCGGTCAACATCAGGAAGTTTGAAAAACTCAATGACAAGACCGCAGGCGGCAGTGTCATTTACTCCGGGGATAACGTGCAGAAAATCGGTGATATACAACTGTTGAACTTTATGGACACCGCAGGCATCGTCCATTGA
- a CDS encoding alanine--tRNA ligase, whose translation MKAKDLRRKYIEFFVSKGHKEIKSASLIPENDPTCLFTTAGMHPLVPYLQGARHPAGIRLVDFQKCIRTGDIDEVGDAVHLTFFEMLGNWSLGDYFKNEAIHFSFEFLTGKEWLNIPLERLAFTVFAGDDDAPFDAEAFELWRSLGVPEVRIARLPKKDNWWGPAGQTGPCGPDTEMFYWTGDQPAPEVFDPSDKLWVEIWNDVFMQYDKQPDGTFLPLAQRNVDTGMGLERVTAVLQGKKSCYETELFTPIFAELDTIRRQPAPARRCSSERIIADHLRAAVFILADGITPGNVDQAYVLRRLIRRAIREGRKLDIAGEFTARLAGVVIAEFGDVYPELTAQRAVILEELAKEEKQFALTLEKGTREFEKLISRVPEHVQKKIISGKNAFYLYETYGFPLELTVEMAKERGFEVDGAGFTAAFEKHQELSRKGAEQKFKGGLADNSEATALLHTATHLLQAALRKVLGTHVEQRGSNITAERLRFDFSHEAKMTPEELKAAEALVNDAIRRAIPVVCEEMELEAAQRKGAMGLFGERYGERVKVYSIGDVSCEICGGPHAQNTADLGQFKILKEESSSRGVRRIKAVLVK comes from the coding sequence ATGAAAGCAAAAGATTTAAGAAGAAAATATATTGAATTTTTCGTCAGCAAGGGTCATAAGGAAATCAAGAGCGCGTCGCTGATTCCGGAGAACGATCCGACCTGTCTGTTTACCACTGCCGGCATGCATCCGCTGGTGCCGTATCTGCAGGGCGCCCGGCATCCGGCCGGCATCCGGCTGGTCGACTTCCAGAAATGTATCCGCACCGGCGATATCGACGAAGTCGGCGACGCGGTGCACCTGACTTTTTTCGAAATGCTCGGCAACTGGTCGCTCGGCGATTATTTCAAAAATGAAGCGATTCATTTCAGCTTTGAATTTCTCACCGGCAAAGAGTGGTTGAACATTCCGCTGGAGCGGCTCGCTTTCACCGTCTTTGCCGGCGACGACGACGCGCCGTTCGATGCCGAAGCGTTCGAATTGTGGCGCAGTCTCGGCGTGCCGGAAGTGCGCATCGCCAGGCTGCCCAAGAAGGACAACTGGTGGGGGCCGGCCGGCCAGACCGGACCGTGCGGCCCGGATACCGAAATGTTTTACTGGACCGGCGACCAGCCGGCGCCGGAAGTGTTCGATCCGTCCGACAAGTTGTGGGTGGAAATCTGGAACGACGTATTCATGCAGTACGACAAGCAGCCGGACGGCACTTTTCTGCCGCTGGCGCAGCGCAACGTCGACACCGGCATGGGGCTGGAGCGGGTAACCGCTGTGCTGCAGGGCAAGAAAAGTTGTTATGAAACCGAACTCTTCACGCCGATTTTCGCTGAGTTGGATACGATCCGCCGGCAGCCGGCGCCGGCGCGGCGTTGCAGTTCCGAGCGGATTATCGCCGATCATCTGCGGGCGGCGGTGTTCATCCTGGCCGACGGCATCACCCCCGGCAACGTCGACCAGGCTTATGTGCTGCGCCGGTTGATCCGCCGCGCCATCCGGGAGGGCCGCAAACTGGATATCGCCGGCGAATTTACCGCCCGGCTGGCCGGTGTGGTCATCGCCGAATTCGGCGACGTTTATCCGGAGCTGACCGCCCAGCGCGCCGTCATCCTCGAGGAGTTGGCCAAGGAGGAAAAGCAATTCGCCCTGACGCTGGAAAAAGGCACCCGTGAATTTGAGAAACTGATCTCCCGCGTGCCGGAGCATGTCCAGAAGAAGATCATCAGCGGCAAGAATGCTTTTTATCTGTACGAAACCTACGGGTTCCCGCTGGAACTCACCGTTGAAATGGCCAAGGAACGCGGTTTCGAAGTCGATGGCGCCGGTTTTACGGCGGCGTTCGAGAAACATCAGGAATTGTCGCGCAAAGGGGCCGAGCAGAAGTTCAAGGGCGGCCTGGCCGACAATTCCGAAGCGACGGCATTGCTGCACACCGCCACTCATTTGCTGCAGGCGGCTTTGCGGAAAGTGCTGGGTACGCATGTCGAGCAGCGCGGTTCGAACATTACTGCCGAACGGCTGCGGTTCGATTTTTCTCATGAAGCGAAGATGACGCCCGAGGAGCTCAAGGCGGCGGAAGCGTTGGTCAACGATGCGATCAGGCGGGCGATCCCGGTGGTCTGTGAAGAGATGGAGCTGGAGGCCGCCCAGCGGAAGGGGGCGATGGGATTGTTCGGCGAACGTTACGGCGAACGGGTCAAGGTTTACTCCATCGGCGACGTCAGTTGTGAAATTTGCGGCGGACCGCATGCGCAGAATACTGCCGATCTCGGGCAATTCAAGATTTTGAAGGAAGAGAGCTCCAGCCGCGGTGTCCGCCGGATCAAGGCGGTGCTGGTAAAATAG
- the htpX gene encoding protease HtpX: MKQCQFCKENIQDTAQKCRYCKSWQSESMSAAAMDGKTCIRCGRTILPAAQKCRYCGMWQEKSVGSVDVSLPVLDRIGHVRRVRIGGGFGKSMGLFMLANCGVMVVLTIVFGMVGSKGGIGMFFLLCGFGFALPVIALLFSKALAIRSYDIKILNTEKPENAKERYLLALVAALAEKIDLPAVPEVGIYPAEEMNAFATGSSKSDALIAFSRGLLEQMDEESLAGVAAHEIAHIANGDMLTMTLLTGLVNIGVMIIDFAMRQMDWYDELREKSKILAFVMHVVLVNLLFFVGNLLMLWFSRHREFEADATAASLVGASSMEEALQRLMTDKYSGTSTEAGEPIAAMMISMPPTWCDLFSTHPSLERRILRLSGSSQLE, encoded by the coding sequence ATGAAGCAATGTCAATTCTGTAAGGAAAATATTCAGGATACGGCACAGAAGTGCCGTTACTGCAAAAGCTGGCAATCAGAAAGCATGTCCGCTGCTGCAATGGATGGCAAGACCTGCATCCGATGCGGACGGACGATCCTGCCTGCGGCGCAGAAGTGCCGATATTGCGGTATGTGGCAGGAGAAGTCGGTAGGGTCAGTGGATGTCAGTCTTCCGGTTCTTGATCGTATCGGACACGTCCGGCGAGTTCGGATCGGCGGCGGTTTCGGAAAATCTATGGGCCTTTTTATGCTGGCTAACTGCGGCGTTATGGTTGTACTGACGATTGTTTTCGGTATGGTTGGTTCCAAGGGCGGAATCGGAATGTTCTTTCTGCTCTGCGGGTTCGGTTTTGCATTACCCGTAATCGCTTTGTTGTTCTCCAAAGCCTTGGCAATACGGAGCTATGATATCAAGATCCTCAACACTGAGAAGCCGGAAAATGCAAAGGAACGTTATTTGCTGGCCTTGGTTGCCGCTTTGGCAGAGAAAATTGATCTGCCTGCAGTTCCGGAAGTCGGAATATATCCGGCAGAAGAGATGAACGCATTTGCAACCGGATCTTCGAAGAGTGATGCCCTGATTGCTTTCAGTCGAGGCTTGCTGGAACAAATGGACGAGGAAAGTCTTGCCGGAGTCGCAGCGCATGAAATCGCACATATTGCCAACGGGGACATGTTGACCATGACACTTCTGACCGGTCTGGTCAACATCGGAGTCATGATCATCGACTTTGCCATGCGGCAGATGGATTGGTACGATGAGTTGCGGGAGAAGTCAAAAATATTGGCATTCGTGATGCATGTCGTTCTCGTCAATTTATTGTTTTTCGTCGGAAATCTGCTGATGTTGTGGTTTTCGCGTCACCGGGAATTCGAAGCGGATGCCACTGCCGCTTCGCTGGTTGGCGCGTCTTCGATGGAGGAAGCTTTACAGCGACTTATGACAGATAAGTACAGCGGTACTTCGACAGAAGCCGGTGAACCGATTGCAGCAATGATGATTTCCATGCCTCCGACATGGTGTGATCTCTTTTCCACACATCCATCGCTGGAGCGCCGTATATTGCGTCTGTCAGGCAGCTCACAATTGGAATAG
- a CDS encoding IS630 family transposase (programmed frameshift), which yields MADAKYRFCLTNDEKQELNQMVSSGKRNARQVLDALILLNCDESEGKKQSDEIVGGFLKVGKLRVHRVRKRFFENGMGGVFNLPHGGGRTKHTDGDFEAHLIALSCGEPPAGHSQWSLRLLADKMVELEYVESVSHETVRQVLKKTKLKPWQKEQWVIPPQKNAAFVADMERVLDIYKRPYDEKFPVVCYDEMPRQLLEEVREIQPMRPGQSKRVDYEYRRMGTCNVLLASEPLRGWRMADVTQTKTAKDWAIFTEKIALAYPNAEKIILIEDNLNTHKPASWYETFPPEKAKALMDKFELVYTPKHGSWLNMAEIELNVVSAQCLKKRIASIEEMRSMVNTWEKERNQKTKTINWQFSTTDARVKLHRLYPSFQI from the exons ATGGCAGATGCAAAATATCGGTTTTGTTTAACGAACGATGAAAAGCAGGAACTGAATCAGATGGTGTCGAGCGGAAAGCGCAATGCCCGGCAGGTATTGGATGCCTTGATACTGCTGAATTGTGATGAATCCGAGGGCAAGAAACAATCCGATGAAATTGTCGGAGGTTTCTTGAAGGTCGGTAAATTGCGTGTTCATCGAGTTCGTAAGCGTTTCTTTGAAAACGGAATGGGAGGAGTGTTCAATCTGCCGCATGGCGGAGGACGTACCAAGCATACAGACGGTGATTTTGAAGCACATTTGATAGCCTTGAGTTGCGGAGAACCGCCAGCGGGACACTCGCAGTGGAGCTTGCGCTTGCTTGCTGATAAAATGGTGGAGCTGGAATATGTTGAATCTGTATCGCATGAAACAGTGCGGCAGGTTCTTAAAAAAACGA AACTCAAGCCTTGGCAAAAAGAGCAATGGGTAATTCCGCCGCAGAAAAATGCGGCATTTGTTGCAGATATGGAACGAGTGCTTGATATTTACAAGCGGCCTTATGACGAAAAATTCCCAGTCGTTTGTTATGATGAGATGCCTCGCCAGTTGCTTGAGGAAGTGCGAGAAATACAGCCTATGCGTCCAGGGCAGTCTAAACGAGTGGACTATGAGTATCGCCGCATGGGAACATGTAATGTCTTGTTGGCAAGCGAACCGTTGCGCGGGTGGAGAATGGCAGATGTGACACAGACAAAAACAGCAAAGGATTGGGCGATATTTACTGAGAAAATAGCTTTGGCCTATCCGAATGCAGAGAAGATTATTTTAATTGAAGATAACCTCAACACACATAAACCGGCATCATGGTACGAAACGTTTCCACCAGAAAAAGCCAAGGCTTTAATGGATAAATTCGAGCTTGTTTACACGCCAAAACATGGTTCGTGGCTCAATATGGCGGAAATTGAACTCAATGTAGTATCGGCACAATGTCTGAAAAAGAGAATCGCCTCCATAGAAGAAATGAGAAGCATGGTGAATACATGGGAGAAAGAGCGAAACCAGAAAACAAAAACCATCAATTGGCAGTTTTCAACAACGGATGCACGAGTAAAGTTGCATCGACTATATCCATCTTTTCAAATTTGA
- a CDS encoding tyrosine-type recombinase/integrase, translated as MSVAKRKTSSGETGEYHYDFSQNGKRYRGVCEGCTTKPAALLYEKRLKEKVKVLSEQKSVGALVENFKRELTGGDKITLDAAFELYLAKPRRKQPSVQQQQINQSQWNDFVAFMHETYPAVEQLDGVSRTHAEAYIRQLRENGRYLRKITYQRAYQGKTVVHSYDAQSRLSGRTINAFHKTLKSVFAKLQEEAGILYNPFEFDMMDNDSESRDAFTPAELKLIGDNLDPFVRPLFVIGICTGLSEGDICTLRWNDIRDERWIVRKRRKTGAALEIPILPPLASFLNEQKSISAAGEYVLPEHAAMYQNNPSGISYRVKSFLEGLGIQTTRTARNRSRASSVKDVHSLRHTFAYLAGCYQIPLPVVQSILGHMSPEMTKHYQAHADREAKEKYLAKMPDFIGYTEVKNIESSENQIRTELIRKIQHMSHEQLIKVVDFVEKLDA; from the coding sequence ATGAGTGTGGCAAAACGCAAAACCAGCAGCGGTGAGACCGGTGAATATCATTACGATTTTTCGCAGAACGGCAAACGTTATCGTGGTGTCTGCGAGGGCTGTACCACCAAGCCTGCCGCTCTTCTCTATGAAAAGAGACTCAAGGAAAAAGTCAAAGTTCTTTCTGAGCAAAAGAGCGTCGGGGCACTCGTCGAAAACTTCAAGCGGGAATTGACCGGCGGTGATAAGATCACACTGGATGCCGCATTTGAACTGTATCTTGCCAAGCCTCGCCGTAAACAACCGAGCGTTCAACAGCAGCAGATCAACCAAAGTCAGTGGAATGATTTCGTCGCTTTCATGCATGAAACCTATCCTGCAGTCGAACAGCTTGATGGCGTCAGCCGAACCCATGCGGAGGCTTACATTCGTCAGTTACGGGAAAACGGCCGTTATCTGCGCAAAATTACTTATCAACGGGCTTATCAGGGAAAAACCGTAGTTCACAGCTACGATGCACAAAGCCGGCTTTCCGGACGTACCATTAATGCTTTTCACAAAACCTTGAAATCAGTCTTTGCCAAATTGCAGGAAGAAGCAGGGATTCTTTATAATCCTTTTGAATTCGACATGATGGATAATGATTCGGAGAGCCGTGATGCGTTCACCCCGGCCGAGTTGAAATTGATTGGAGATAATCTTGATCCGTTTGTCCGTCCGTTGTTTGTCATCGGCATTTGCACAGGGCTTTCCGAGGGCGATATCTGTACCCTGCGATGGAATGATATCCGGGATGAACGCTGGATCGTCCGGAAACGGCGCAAAACCGGAGCGGCTTTGGAAATTCCGATTCTGCCGCCTCTGGCAAGTTTTCTCAATGAACAGAAATCCATTTCTGCGGCTGGAGAATACGTTCTTCCCGAACATGCGGCAATGTATCAGAACAATCCGAGTGGAATTTCCTATCGGGTCAAAAGTTTTCTGGAAGGATTGGGAATTCAGACTACCCGTACCGCCCGGAACCGTTCAAGGGCTTCCAGCGTAAAAGACGTGCATTCGCTGCGTCATACCTTTGCCTACCTCGCCGGATGCTATCAGATTCCGCTGCCGGTGGTGCAATCGATCCTCGGTCATATGAGCCCGGAAATGACCAAGCACTATCAGGCCCATGCCGACCGCGAAGCCAAAGAGAAGTATCTCGCCAAAATGCCTGACTTCATCGGTTACACCGAAGTCAAAAACATCGAATCATCCGAAAATCAAATTCGTACCGAATTGATCCGGAAGATTCAACATATGTCCCATGAACAACTGATAAAAGTAGTCGATTTTGTAGAAAAGCTTGATGCATAA
- a CDS encoding metallophosphoesterase: protein MSVRFAVISDLHFSRSPSELPARRGEFAALLLRRAVEYLNLRTDIDLLCLAGDLLDNPADVELLAELKAVLDHARLPLLVIPGNHDPEPELFYQTMPRADYFDAGARARFIPFVDPELPGCHARRLPAELARAERLSAEFAGPKIFLQHVPLYPPGRADNRYGYANADEIVGPMRRLGVAASISGHQHEGCRTLPDEGVSFCCLPALCEAPFAFRIYTLSDAGRLDEETIALQLPAGRRWSDFHTHSPFAYCNENIDYHLERQLMDLLHLDRVAVTEHSSHLFYPREEYLKRQWFEHGMPPPGPADRSGDYLTYLDRITAADSRFRRGTELDIAGDGSFLINRALQRGTELRLGAVHALPDAAAPDAPAHFLKLAERLIAAGGIQVLAHPFRVFSWNGVGRKPAELFAPLVKLLKEHQVAAEVNFHCNRPDPDFTRQCIDAGVKISLGSDTHNLYELGFFNPHLDFLRAIGYDGDWDDILFDPGN from the coding sequence GTGAGTGTGCGATTCGCGGTGATCAGCGATCTTCATTTTTCCCGTTCGCCCTCGGAACTGCCGGCCAGGCGCGGAGAGTTTGCCGCGTTGCTGCTGCGGCGGGCAGTCGAATACCTGAATCTGCGGACCGACATCGACTTGCTCTGCCTGGCCGGCGATTTGCTGGACAATCCGGCCGATGTCGAATTGCTGGCGGAATTGAAAGCCGTTCTGGACCATGCCCGGCTGCCGCTACTGGTGATTCCGGGCAATCACGACCCGGAACCGGAACTCTTTTATCAAACCATGCCGCGGGCCGATTATTTCGATGCCGGCGCCAGGGCGCGCTTCATTCCGTTCGTCGATCCGGAATTGCCGGGCTGCCATGCCCGGCGGCTGCCGGCGGAATTGGCCCGGGCGGAACGCTTGAGCGCTGAATTCGCCGGGCCCAAAATTTTTCTGCAGCACGTGCCGCTGTACCCGCCGGGCCGGGCCGACAACCGTTACGGCTACGCCAATGCCGACGAAATCGTCGGCCCGATGCGGCGGCTCGGCGTGGCGGCAAGCATTTCCGGCCACCAGCACGAAGGCTGCCGGACACTGCCGGACGAAGGCGTTTCTTTCTGTTGCCTGCCGGCGCTCTGCGAAGCGCCGTTCGCGTTCAGGATTTATACGTTGTCCGATGCCGGCCGGCTGGATGAGGAAACAATCGCTCTGCAATTGCCGGCCGGCCGCCGCTGGAGTGATTTCCATACCCATTCCCCGTTCGCCTACTGCAACGAGAACATCGATTACCATCTCGAACGACAGTTGATGGACCTGTTGCACCTGGACCGGGTGGCCGTCACCGAACACTCCAGCCACTTGTTTTATCCGCGGGAAGAGTATCTGAAGCGGCAGTGGTTCGAGCACGGCATGCCGCCGCCGGGCCCGGCCGACCGGTCCGGCGATTACCTGACCTATCTCGACCGGATTACCGCCGCCGATTCGCGTTTCCGGCGCGGGACGGAGCTGGATATCGCCGGCGACGGCAGTTTCCTGATCAACCGCGCATTGCAGCGGGGCACCGAACTGCGGCTTGGCGCCGTTCATGCGCTGCCGGACGCGGCGGCGCCGGATGCGCCCGCCCACTTCCTGAAACTGGCGGAGCGGCTGATCGCCGCCGGCGGCATCCAGGTGCTGGCCCACCCGTTCCGGGTCTTTTCCTGGAACGGCGTCGGGCGGAAACCGGCGGAGCTGTTCGCGCCGCTGGTCAAATTGCTGAAGGAACACCAGGTGGCGGCGGAAGTAAATTTTCACTGCAACCGGCCCGATCCGGACTTCACCCGGCAATGCATCGACGCCGGGGTCAAAATTTCGCTCGGCAGCGACACGCACAATCTTTACGAACTCGGCTTTTTCAACCCGCACCTCGATTTCCTCCGCGCCATCGGCTACGACGGCGATTGGGACGATATCCTGTTCGATCCCGGCAATTAA
- a CDS encoding LacI family DNA-binding transcriptional regulator produces the protein MSPKVVTTKMIAEEVGVCQQIVSAVLNGNHKRVSQRTREKILATAKAMNYRSNQVAKMLRSGRSKFIGVLFASLLDRYFAEMLHFLERELATRGYIALLSNWETVEEFDRVLDKVIGYGVEGIITSHDNIAKIPPGLPTVIYDYRLADRDSVEVDNRESFRELFHYLYGLGHRDFGFIGARENNVRYWSFRDCLQEHGLPIRPEWIFECGGYYQEGGRAAGHFLAGGSLPTAIMSTNDAAAIGAMAEFRRAGLKVPEELSLTGVDNILESAHVCPSITTIDLRIEESAAALVENLIGRLEMPESAYKHTVTRGKLVQRESCAAPKNRTGNE, from the coding sequence ATGTCACCCAAAGTCGTAACCACCAAAATGATTGCCGAAGAGGTCGGGGTTTGTCAGCAGATCGTTTCGGCGGTCCTGAACGGCAACCACAAGCGGGTTTCGCAACGGACGCGGGAAAAAATTCTGGCCACGGCCAAAGCGATGAATTACCGCTCGAATCAGGTGGCGAAAATGCTGCGTTCGGGCCGCAGCAAATTCATCGGCGTTTTATTTGCCTCGCTGCTGGACCGCTATTTTGCCGAAATGCTGCATTTTCTGGAGCGCGAACTGGCGACCCGCGGTTACATCGCCCTGTTGAGCAACTGGGAAACCGTCGAAGAATTCGATCGGGTGCTGGACAAAGTGATCGGTTACGGGGTAGAAGGAATCATCACCAGTCACGACAACATCGCCAAGATTCCGCCGGGCCTGCCGACGGTCATTTACGATTACCGCCTCGCTGACCGCGACAGCGTCGAAGTCGACAACCGCGAATCGTTCCGGGAACTGTTTCATTATCTTTACGGGCTGGGGCACCGGGATTTCGGCTTCATCGGCGCCCGCGAGAACAATGTCCGCTACTGGAGCTTCCGCGATTGTCTCCAGGAGCACGGTTTGCCAATCAGGCCGGAATGGATTTTCGAGTGCGGCGGCTACTATCAGGAAGGCGGCCGGGCCGCCGGACATTTTCTGGCCGGCGGATCGCTGCCGACGGCGATCATGAGCACCAACGATGCCGCCGCCATCGGCGCTATGGCGGAATTCCGGCGGGCCGGACTCAAAGTCCCGGAGGAACTGTCGCTGACCGGCGTCGACAACATTCTGGAATCGGCCCATGTTTGTCCGTCGATCACGACGATCGACCTGCGGATCGAAGAGTCGGCTGCCGCCCTGGTGGAAAACCTGATCGGCCGGCTGGAAATGCCGGAAAGCGCATACAAGCATACCGTGACCAGAGGAAAACTGGTTCAACGCGAGTCATGCGCGGCACCGAAAAACCGGACGGGAAATGAATGA
- a CDS encoding STAS domain-containing protein, giving the protein MQKAELLIAQSDEVYTIKVNGRANFECGVPLREFAKKITAATRGIIIDLQECVGMDSTFMGILSMIGLKTRNNGLTVEITNAGTFNRNLLKGLGVEKLFKFTETTPAEPANWARANTGQPDRIGTAETVVDAHKTLINIDLDNLPKFEKVVEYAEEDLERLRQQKKNDIK; this is encoded by the coding sequence ATGCAAAAAGCGGAACTGCTGATCGCACAGAGCGACGAGGTCTATACGATCAAAGTGAACGGCCGTGCCAATTTCGAGTGCGGTGTGCCGTTGCGGGAATTTGCCAAGAAAATTACCGCGGCGACCAGAGGGATTATCATTGACCTTCAGGAGTGTGTCGGCATGGACAGCACCTTTATGGGCATCCTTTCGATGATCGGCCTCAAGACCCGCAACAACGGTTTGACGGTTGAAATTACCAACGCCGGCACCTTCAACCGGAATTTGTTGAAAGGGCTCGGCGTCGAAAAGCTGTTCAAGTTCACCGAAACGACACCGGCGGAACCGGCCAACTGGGCCAGGGCCAATACCGGACAGCCGGACAGGATCGGGACGGCGGAGACGGTCGTTGATGCGCATAAGACCTTGATCAACATTGATCTGGACAACTTGCCGAAATTTGAGAAGGTGGTCGAGTATGCCGAAGAGGATCTCGAACGGTTGCGCCAGCAGAAGAAAAATGATATAAAGTGA
- a CDS encoding transposase, with protein sequence MNCSRAKRQNLDFGRDRPLTTPSPLYRFENGMGRQACLELSRLFVEFFIKSFLVPPRELVLDFDATDDLTLRDAGNMITIVFLPLYVFCGDPLLTACLRPSKTGRNSL encoded by the coding sequence ATAAATTGTTCCAGAGCAAAGAGGCAGAATCTCGATTTCGGTCGTGACCGGCCACTCACCACCCCGAGCCCTTTGTATCGATTCGAAAACGGAATGGGACGTCAGGCCTGCCTCGAATTGAGCCGGTTATTTGTCGAATTCTTCATAAAGAGCTTTCTTGTGCCGCCTCGTGAATTGGTTCTTGATTTCGATGCCACTGACGATCTCACCCTGCGGGATGCAGGAAATATGATCACCATTGTTTTTCTTCCGTTGTATGTTTTCTGCGGGGATCCATTGCTCACGGCTTGCCTGCGGCCATCCAAAACAGGTAGAAACAGCTTATAA
- a CDS encoding helix-turn-helix domain-containing protein, whose protein sequence is MEKSRWEAIPKPIRNMAVDVFKMADIDFERECIISDKAESQELTPLRWMTRAEAARYARVSTDTIDNWCTAKYIKRSKLAAGRPGTVLIDQDSLEQFLRSKIDNRSKRIRKEAPSVKGGYRVKHHD, encoded by the coding sequence ATGGAAAAATCGAGATGGGAGGCCATCCCCAAACCAATTCGCAACATGGCCGTTGATGTGTTCAAAATGGCCGACATCGATTTTGAACGGGAGTGCATCATATCTGACAAGGCAGAGTCCCAAGAACTCACGCCGTTGCGATGGATGACTCGTGCGGAGGCGGCCCGTTATGCTCGGGTTAGTACTGACACCATCGATAACTGGTGTACGGCGAAGTATATTAAGCGCTCCAAACTGGCAGCCGGAAGACCCGGCACTGTCCTGATTGATCAGGACAGCCTCGAACAATTCCTCCGCAGCAAGATTGATAACCGTTCCAAGCGTATCCGTAAGGAGGCGCCTTCGGTGAAGGGAGGTTATCGTGTCAAGCATCACGACTGA